GCCGGGCACACGCGCGTTGATAGCTCCGCGTTTCCTCGACATCCATCGCATCACCGACACGCACGAGCACATCGGCATGATTTACTGGGCGCGACCGAAGAATGGCCGGGTTGCCCTATCCGCCGTCGAGCATCACTCTATTCGCTGGTGTTCCAACGCCGACCTCGACACACTCCTGCCGCCAATGTCGAACGCTGTGAAATGGTATTGTCGCAAAGCCCTGGAAGAAGTCCCCAGCCCGTCATCCGAAGTTCAAGATTGAGTGCCAACTGATCGGCGCCGAGGATGAATTTCAACCGGGCAAAAACAGGTGTCTTTGTTCTCGAAGGGCTCAATGCGGTCTCGACGACTTATTATTTTTACTACCTTTATTTTTTCACAGAGCGGACATTTCACTTTGACAAGTTTCACAATCTTCTACTTGCGGCAGCGTTGGGATTTCTCTACACGATAGCGTCAGCCCTTTGCGGGCGTTTTGCGCAGAAGCGCGGATATTTTCTCTCGTTAAAGATCGGCTTCGCGACCATGGCTGGCTCCCTGGCAGTCGGGGCGGTCGTCACAAGTTTGCCGGGCCACCTTCTCGTGATGACCGTCTGCAACATTGGGATGTGCTTTACATGGCCGACGCTGGAGGCGCTGGTCAGCGAAAACGAGCCGCCCTTGCGCCTGCAAAGAATGGTGGGCATCTACAACCTCGTCTGGGCGGGCGGCGGAGCGTTCGCCTATTTCACCGGCGGCGCAATGCTGGAAAACCTGGGCCTGCGCAGCATATTCATAACACCCGGGATGATAATCCTCGTTCAACTCGCGTTCCTGCTTCGGCTCGAGCACGCCGGCCGAATGCCCGCCGGACAGCCTCAAGCGACGGAGGCGCCAAACAAAATTGCCCCGGCGCACCCGGAAGATCGACTGCGTTCGCCTGTAAGTCCGCAAACGTTTTTGAAGATGGCTTGGCTCGCCAATCCGTTCGCCTACCTCGCGATCAACACGCTGATTGCTGTGATGCCGAGTCTTGCGAAGCATCTGGAGCTGACGCCTCAACTTGCTGGCTTCTGCGGATCGCTCTGGATGTTCGTGCGCTTTGTGGCGTTCTGGCTGTTGTGGCGCCGGCCCGGCTGGCACTACCGTTTTCGCTGGCTGGCCGGCGCCTATGCGGCGCTGATCGTCAGCTTCGGACTGATTCTGCTGGCCCCGAATGTTGGCGTGCTTGTCGCCGCGCAATGCGTATTTGGATTCGCGACCGGACTGATCTATTACTCATCGTTGTATTACGCGATGGATGTAGGTGAAACCAAAGGGGAGCATGGTGGTCTTCACGAGGCGGCCCTTGGCGCCGGCAGTTGCGCGGGGCCGGGCATTGGCGCGGCTGCCCTGCACTTTTTTCCGAACAATCCGGATGGTAGCACGTGGGCGGTGAGTGCGCTGCTGTTGGCCGGGTTGGCCGGCCTCTTCGCGCTCCGGTTTTGGCGCCGTTCCGATTCTCCCTTGCTACAAAATGGCCAAACCCATCATGCTGGCGGCAATTAAGAAAGAAAACCTATGTCATTACTCGCAGGCAAAGTCGGAATCGTCTTCGGCGTCGCAAACAAACGCTCAATCGCCTGGGCCATCGCGCAGGCGTGGCATCGTGAGGGTGCGAAGCTCGCGTTTACTTATCAGGGTGAACGGCTCAAGGACAACGTGGAGGAACTCGTCGGCACCTTCGGCGCGGACACGTTGCTGATGGAATGCGATGTGACCAAAGATGATCACATTGCCCGGGTGTTTGACGAAGTCAGGAAAAAATCCGGCAAATTACACCTGCTATTGCATTC
Above is a window of Candidatus Angelobacter sp. DNA encoding:
- a CDS encoding MFS transporter, producing MNFNRAKTGVFVLEGLNAVSTTYYFYYLYFFTERTFHFDKFHNLLLAAALGFLYTIASALCGRFAQKRGYFLSLKIGFATMAGSLAVGAVVTSLPGHLLVMTVCNIGMCFTWPTLEALVSENEPPLRLQRMVGIYNLVWAGGGAFAYFTGGAMLENLGLRSIFITPGMIILVQLAFLLRLEHAGRMPAGQPQATEAPNKIAPAHPEDRLRSPVSPQTFLKMAWLANPFAYLAINTLIAVMPSLAKHLELTPQLAGFCGSLWMFVRFVAFWLLWRRPGWHYRFRWLAGAYAALIVSFGLILLAPNVGVLVAAQCVFGFATGLIYYSSLYYAMDVGETKGEHGGLHEAALGAGSCAGPGIGAAALHFFPNNPDGSTWAVSALLLAGLAGLFALRFWRRSDSPLLQNGQTHHAGGN
- a CDS encoding NUDIX domain-containing protein: MPHLHEKIDFTVAIFVVNDGKVLLIHHRKLDKWLPLGGHIELDEDPEIAALREAKEESGLDVELLGERPPTTEPGTRALIAPRFLDIHRITDTHEHIGMIYWARPKNGRVALSAVEHHSIRWCSNADLDTLLPPMSNAVKWYCRKALEEVPSPSSEVQD